Proteins from one Paenibacillus amylolyticus genomic window:
- the sufU gene encoding Fe-S cluster assembly sulfur transfer protein SufU, producing MQLDDLYRRVIMDHYKNPRNRGTFDNDAVTVNLNNPTCGDRISLQILLKDGIVQEAKYTGEGCSISMSSASMMTEAVKGKTMEQALDIANRFSSLMKGEEVDFDDYEDLEALSGVNKFPARIKCATLAWNALRKGIDEENKVQ from the coding sequence ATGCAACTTGATGATCTGTACAGACGTGTTATAATGGATCACTACAAAAACCCGCGTAACCGCGGAACATTTGATAATGACGCTGTCACGGTGAATTTGAACAATCCAACGTGCGGCGACCGGATTTCACTGCAAATTTTGTTGAAAGACGGAATCGTTCAGGAAGCCAAATATACGGGTGAAGGCTGCTCCATCAGCATGTCCTCTGCATCAATGATGACGGAGGCCGTCAAAGGCAAAACGATGGAGCAGGCACTCGATATCGCTAACCGTTTTTCCTCACTGATGAAAGGTGAAGAAGTCGATTTCGACGATTATGAAGATCTCGAAGCCCTATCCGGTGTGAACAAGTTCCCTGCACGCATCAAATGTGCCACTCTGGCCTGGAATGCATTACGCAAAGGGATTGACGAAGAGAACAAAGTACAATAA